A genomic window from Fusarium oxysporum Fo47 chromosome VIII, complete sequence includes:
- a CDS encoding RmlC-like cupin domain-containing protein — MASFKHFAQAQSKFEIPPLSGGNTFIGDIHSTPEGAEKPLAMGLFRVNKGEPLTYTYKYDECKIILEGNFVIEDSTGQKVEAKAGDVFYIPNGATLTFSSPDTGLAFYTGARKMGDL, encoded by the coding sequence ATGGCCTCCTTCAAGCACTTCGCCCAAGCTCAATCCAAATTCGAGATCCCCCCTCTCTCAGGCGGAAACACTTTCATCGGCGACATCCACTCCACGCCCGAAGGCGCCGAGAAGCCCCTGGCCATGGGCCTTTTCCGCGTCAACAAGGGCGAGCCTCTCACATACACATACAAGTACGACGAGTGCAAGATCATCCTTGAGGGAAACTTTGTCATTGAGGACTCGACGGGCCAAAAGGTCGAGGCCAAGGCTGGGGACGTGTTTTATATCCCCAATGGCGCTACGCTTACTTTCTCTTCGCCGGATACAGGGTTGGCGTTTTATACTGGTGCGAGAAAGATGGGCGATCTATAG